In Sphingomonas sp. Leaf357, a single genomic region encodes these proteins:
- a CDS encoding RrF2 family transcriptional regulator, whose amino-acid sequence MLTQRSRYALRAMLFLAEAPAGGPPIPMNRIAESANVPRKFLELILADLREAGFLHSHRGKMGGYCLARPTHLISLGEIIRVIEGPLALVPCVSRTAYRSCNDCKDEATCAIRHAMMRVRDETARILDGTSLADAAAEELVAA is encoded by the coding sequence ATGCTTACCCAGCGTTCCCGCTACGCCCTTCGCGCCATGCTGTTCCTCGCCGAGGCACCCGCCGGTGGCCCGCCGATCCCGATGAACCGGATCGCGGAAAGCGCCAACGTGCCGCGCAAGTTCCTGGAACTGATCCTGGCCGATCTGCGCGAGGCGGGGTTCCTGCACAGCCATCGCGGCAAGATGGGCGGATATTGCCTGGCTCGCCCGACGCACCTGATCTCGCTGGGCGAGATCATCCGCGTGATCGAGGGGCCCTTGGCGCTGGTGCCGTGCGTCAGCCGCACCGCCTATCGCTCCTGCAACGATTGCAAGGACGAGGCGACCTGCGCGATCCGCCACGCGATGATGCGCGTGCGCGACGAGACCGCGCGGATCCTGGATGGCACGAGCCTCGCCGATGCGGCGGCCGAGGAACTGGTCGCGGCCTGA
- the mscL gene encoding large conductance mechanosensitive channel protein MscL, with product MFKEFKTFIMRGNVLDLAVAVIIGAAFGKIVTSLTDDVIMPIVGKIFGGLDFSSYFVILGKVPEALAGSSDYAALKKAGVPVFGYGAFITAAVNFLILAFIIFLLIRAVNRLMPKADEAPAAPAAEPADIALLREIRDELKARPRV from the coding sequence ATGTTCAAGGAGTTCAAGACCTTCATCATGCGCGGCAACGTGCTGGATCTGGCCGTTGCGGTAATCATCGGCGCGGCGTTCGGCAAGATCGTCACTTCGCTGACCGACGACGTCATCATGCCGATCGTCGGCAAGATCTTCGGCGGGCTCGATTTCTCCAGCTACTTCGTCATCCTCGGCAAGGTGCCCGAGGCGCTGGCCGGATCGTCGGACTATGCCGCGCTGAAGAAGGCCGGCGTGCCGGTGTTCGGCTATGGCGCGTTCATCACCGCCGCGGTCAATTTCCTGATTCTCGCCTTCATCATCTTTCTGCTGATCCGCGCGGTGAACCGGCTGATGCCCAAGGCGGACGAAGCCCCGGCAGCACCGGCGGCGGAACCGGCGGATATCGCATTGCTGCGCGAAATCCGGGATGAGTTGAAGGCGCGGCCTCGGGTTTGA